Proteins from a single region of Candidatus Binatota bacterium:
- a CDS encoding DUF374 domain-containing protein: protein MAGGGGRLWRRMRRNRRFADLEIAIAGTLAGLLLRFLTFTCRVTFEGFDDLERRWAERSPVVLACWHGRSLMLPFVYSDRQLGVMNSAHRDGAIIARVLEGLGLTVTRGSSSRRGVAGLLGLYRLMHKGVDVALVPDGPRGPAGVVKPGVIVLARDGGRPLVGLSWSASRVFRLASWDRMMVPAPFSRVLVVAARELELEPEGDNERDCRELEARLKAITRRADQAVGRAPEDC from the coding sequence GTGGCCGGTGGCGGGGGCAGGTTGTGGAGGCGGATGCGGCGCAACCGGCGCTTTGCGGACCTCGAGATCGCCATTGCCGGAACCCTTGCCGGTTTGCTGCTGCGTTTTCTTACTTTCACCTGCCGCGTCACCTTCGAAGGATTCGACGACCTCGAGCGCAGGTGGGCCGAGCGTAGTCCCGTCGTTCTCGCCTGCTGGCACGGGCGCTCGTTGATGTTGCCCTTTGTCTACAGTGACCGACAGTTGGGCGTAATGAACAGCGCTCACCGAGACGGCGCTATCATAGCGCGCGTGCTCGAGGGGCTGGGCCTCACGGTTACCCGTGGCTCTTCGAGCCGCCGGGGCGTGGCCGGGCTGCTGGGCCTGTACCGGCTCATGCATAAGGGCGTCGATGTGGCGCTCGTTCCAGACGGCCCTCGGGGGCCGGCGGGCGTGGTCAAACCGGGAGTAATAGTCCTGGCGCGCGACGGTGGCCGGCCACTCGTGGGCTTGTCGTGGAGCGCGAGCCGGGTGTTTCGCCTCGCGAGCTGGGATCGCATGATGGTGCCGGCGCCGTTCAGCCGCGTGCTGGTGGTGGCCGCCCGGGAGCTCGAACTCGAGCCCGAAGGTGACAACGAACGGGATTGCCGAGAGCTCGAGGCCAGGCTCAAAGCGATCACCCGCCGCGCAGACCAGGCCGTGGGTCGTGCACCCGAGGACTGTTGA
- the lpxK gene encoding tetraacyldisaccharide 4'-kinase, with translation MSAARGRPALLASLWYSPAPAWRLARLLLAPLSLLYWLVLYLRNAAWDSGLLRVRSVGLPVLCVGNINSGGTGKTPLVIWLVNSLKKRGYTASVVSRGYGASGDVDRVDAARSGAGSNRSADEAVLVARRCDCTVVTAADRLAACRLAEREAGVDLLILDDGFQHRRLARDLDLVLLAVGDRDARLLPRGPLREPASALRRADIIVENAGGESGPMVSRRAVGLVDRVSSDAEPGSLERLRGQRVVVICGIAAPAAFVDMLGSCAALVEEVYAFADHHDYEPGDLDPLRAAQRNGALLLTTEKDLVKLEAFVDDGFSPLALRLGLEVEGGPALLDAVVDALDLKARGPHHQRSGAPRGDAGINK, from the coding sequence GTGAGCGCAGCCAGGGGGCGGCCCGCCTTGTTGGCGAGCTTGTGGTACTCGCCGGCACCGGCCTGGCGCCTGGCCCGCCTGCTGCTCGCGCCCCTGTCCCTGCTGTACTGGCTCGTGCTGTACCTGCGCAACGCCGCCTGGGACTCCGGATTGTTGCGCGTCCGGAGCGTGGGGTTACCGGTGTTGTGCGTGGGCAACATCAATTCGGGCGGAACCGGCAAGACACCGCTAGTGATCTGGTTGGTCAATTCGTTGAAAAAGCGTGGCTACACTGCTTCCGTTGTCAGTCGTGGCTACGGGGCCAGCGGCGATGTTGATCGCGTGGACGCCGCCCGGTCCGGGGCGGGCTCCAATCGATCTGCCGACGAGGCAGTGCTCGTGGCTCGTCGTTGCGACTGCACGGTGGTGACCGCTGCAGACCGGTTGGCGGCTTGTCGTCTTGCCGAGCGGGAAGCCGGCGTCGACCTGTTGATTCTCGACGATGGCTTTCAGCACCGGCGGCTCGCTCGCGACCTTGATCTCGTGTTGCTTGCCGTGGGCGACCGGGATGCGCGATTACTTCCGCGCGGTCCGCTGCGCGAACCTGCTTCGGCGTTGCGCAGGGCTGACATCATTGTCGAAAACGCTGGCGGAGAGAGTGGCCCGATGGTGTCCCGGCGGGCAGTGGGGCTCGTGGACAGGGTATCGAGCGACGCCGAGCCGGGTTCGCTCGAGCGGTTGCGCGGGCAGCGCGTGGTGGTGATCTGTGGCATTGCGGCGCCGGCCGCTTTCGTTGACATGCTGGGCTCCTGCGCTGCGTTGGTAGAAGAGGTCTACGCCTTTGCCGATCACCACGACTACGAGCCGGGCGACCTCGATCCCCTGCGCGCGGCGCAGCGAAACGGCGCCCTGCTGCTGACGACGGAAAAAGACCTCGTCAAGCTCGAAGCTTTCGTCGACGATGGGTTCAGCCCGCTGGCGCTCAGGCTCGGGCTGGAAGTAGAAGGCGGCCCCGCGTTGCTCGACGCGGTAGTGGATGCACTTGACCTGAAAGCGCGTGGGCCGCATCATCAGCGGTCTGGCGCGCCCCGGGGCGACGCGGGAATCAATAAATGA
- a CDS encoding NAD-dependent epimerase/dehydratase family protein has product MKALVTGAAGFVGSSLSDALLEAGHEVTGVDCFIDYYARALKEDNLEKARLSSSYNFVEASLVDAELSGLLEGVDWVFHQAAQAGVRASWGADFRIYSDNNVYATQRLLEACLAASVSKLVYASSSSVYGDTRDLPMTESSATRPVSPYGVTKLAGEHLVSLYSVNYGLPTVALRYFTVYGPRQRPDMAFNRFIRSTLEGGEITLYGDGEQSRDFTFVDDIVAANMAAAAAPVTGELLNIGGGSRITVNEVLALIGDITGREPQVKRHDKQKGDVVHTVADTSRALELIGYKPAVGLREGLSRERDWLQSLDAGLIAAMGAA; this is encoded by the coding sequence ATGAAGGCCTTGGTGACCGGTGCTGCGGGGTTTGTTGGCTCCTCTTTAAGCGATGCTTTGCTCGAGGCTGGCCACGAGGTGACGGGTGTCGACTGCTTTATCGACTACTACGCCCGTGCCCTCAAGGAAGACAATCTAGAGAAGGCCAGGCTGTCGTCGTCGTACAACTTCGTCGAGGCGAGCCTGGTTGACGCGGAGCTCTCCGGGCTGCTCGAAGGGGTGGACTGGGTCTTTCACCAGGCTGCCCAGGCTGGCGTCAGGGCCAGCTGGGGCGCTGACTTCAGGATCTACAGCGACAACAACGTTTACGCTACGCAGCGATTGCTCGAAGCCTGCCTTGCGGCTTCGGTCTCCAAGCTGGTGTACGCCTCTTCGTCGTCGGTTTACGGCGACACGCGGGATCTTCCCATGACAGAGAGCAGCGCCACGCGTCCGGTGTCGCCCTACGGCGTGACCAAACTGGCGGGCGAGCACTTGGTGTCCCTGTACAGTGTTAACTATGGTTTGCCGACGGTGGCCTTGCGCTACTTCACAGTTTACGGGCCCCGCCAACGCCCCGACATGGCTTTCAACCGCTTTATTCGATCTACTCTTGAAGGTGGGGAGATCACGCTCTACGGTGACGGTGAGCAGTCGAGGGATTTTACTTTCGTGGACGACATCGTAGCCGCTAACATGGCGGCTGCCGCGGCGCCGGTTACGGGCGAGTTGCTCAACATAGGCGGCGGCTCGCGCATAACCGTCAACGAAGTGTTGGCCCTCATTGGCGATATCACCGGCCGCGAGCCCCAGGTGAAACGGCACGACAAGCAGAAAGGTGACGTCGTTCATACAGTAGCCGACACCAGCCGAGCGCTTGAGCTCATAGGCTACAAACCGGCCGTCGGCTTAAGAGAAGGTTTGAGCCGCGAGCGCGACTGGTTGCAGTCGCTCGACGCGGGGCTTATCGCGGCCATGGGGGCAGCATGA
- a CDS encoding Trm112 family protein, whose protein sequence is MKNDPGLLDVLACPSCKGRLQYTSGEKLLCDACRLVFDVKDGVPVLLVEEAEPAD, encoded by the coding sequence ATGAAAAACGATCCCGGTCTCCTCGACGTCCTGGCCTGCCCGTCCTGCAAGGGGCGCTTGCAGTATACCAGCGGCGAGAAACTTCTCTGCGACGCCTGCCGCCTCGTCTTTGACGTGAAAGACGGCGTGCCGGTTCTTCTCGTAGAAGAGGCGGAGCCGGCCGACTGA
- a CDS encoding YicC family protein: MKSMTGFGTASGVVEETTLLVEIRSVNQRNLDVKVSLPREYGRWESEFRRTVGAIVERGRVELYIGRNSQQGPGSVKVNSRAAQAWIKAWRSLQKEFGLQGELELSLLQGRSDIFVVSERASVAAEELAVVRGLLDKALQAHLRDRKREGGYLKKDMLGRLRVLGKTAGGLEKICRGMAGRLRTRLESRVADLLGSGRIDEARLAQEVALLADRTDVTEELVRLDSHVDALVELTRVQGPIGKRFDFLLQEVGRELNTISSKVGELAVKNLVLDGKVEMERLREQVQNVE; this comes from the coding sequence GTGAAGAGCATGACGGGATTTGGGACGGCCTCAGGCGTGGTCGAAGAAACAACCTTGCTGGTCGAAATACGTTCGGTCAATCAGCGCAACCTGGACGTCAAGGTATCGCTACCGCGCGAGTACGGACGCTGGGAGAGTGAGTTTCGCCGCACGGTGGGGGCGATTGTAGAACGCGGTCGCGTTGAGCTGTACATCGGACGCAACTCTCAGCAGGGCCCGGGCTCGGTCAAGGTCAACAGCAGGGCGGCGCAGGCGTGGATCAAGGCATGGAGGTCGCTGCAGAAGGAGTTTGGACTGCAAGGAGAGCTAGAGCTTTCCCTGCTGCAGGGCAGGAGCGATATTTTCGTGGTAAGCGAGCGCGCTTCGGTGGCAGCCGAGGAGCTGGCCGTCGTTCGCGGGCTGCTCGATAAGGCGCTGCAGGCCCACCTCCGTGATCGCAAGCGCGAGGGGGGATACTTGAAAAAGGATATGCTGGGCCGCCTGCGCGTGCTGGGCAAGACCGCGGGGGGGCTTGAGAAGATATGCCGGGGTATGGCCGGCCGGCTACGAACCAGGCTGGAAAGCCGCGTGGCTGACCTTCTCGGATCGGGACGGATCGACGAGGCCCGCCTGGCCCAGGAGGTAGCGCTTTTGGCCGACCGCACCGACGTGACCGAAGAACTCGTCCGACTCGACAGCCACGTGGACGCCTTGGTGGAACTCACCCGCGTGCAGGGGCCCATTGGCAAGAGGTTCGACTTCCTCCTGCAGGAAGTAGGCAGGGAATTGAACACGATTTCGTCCAAGGTGGGGGAGCTGGCCGTGAAAAATCTGGTGCTCGACGGTAAGGTCGAGATGGAGCGGCTGCGAGAGCAGGTGCAGAACGTGGAGTAA
- a CDS encoding guanylate kinase gives MSGRLFIFSGPSGSGKSTICAGLLDTFADLEISLSTTTRPPREGETDGVEYLFVDDVEFDRMVKEGLFAEWATVHRHRYGTSLAAVEAALGEGNKLLLDVDVQGAAAIRKLYPDAVATFLLPPSREVLAARLAARGTDSDEVIGHRLAEVAAELARVADYDHCVVNDDLEVAKAACADIVRGSSSRVTSPLEGPARAVLDSFEEKD, from the coding sequence GTGAGTGGCAGGCTTTTTATCTTTTCGGGGCCGTCGGGTTCTGGCAAATCTACCATATGCGCGGGCTTACTCGATACCTTTGCCGATCTTGAAATCTCGCTTTCAACCACCACCCGGCCACCGCGTGAGGGCGAAACCGATGGCGTGGAATACCTGTTTGTCGACGACGTCGAGTTTGACCGCATGGTCAAGGAGGGGTTGTTTGCCGAATGGGCCACCGTTCACCGTCATCGTTACGGCACTTCGCTGGCGGCAGTAGAAGCCGCCCTTGGCGAAGGCAACAAGCTTCTTCTCGATGTCGATGTGCAGGGCGCAGCGGCGATCCGGAAGCTGTACCCCGATGCCGTGGCTACCTTCCTGCTGCCACCTTCGCGGGAAGTGCTGGCCGCCCGCCTGGCCGCACGCGGTACCGACAGCGATGAAGTCATAGGCCACCGCCTGGCTGAAGTGGCTGCCGAATTAGCCAGGGTGGCCGACTACGACCACTGCGTGGTCAACGACGATCTCGAAGTTGCCAAGGCTGCCTGCGCCGACATAGTACGCGGTTCCAGCAGCCGGGTGACCAGTCCCTTGGAGGGCCCTGCAAGGGCGGTGCTGGATTCTTTTGAGGAAAAGGATTGA
- a CDS encoding bifunctional (p)ppGpp synthetase/guanosine-3',5'-bis(diphosphate) 3'-pyrophosphohydrolase, with amino-acid sequence MSLGDLLSKTREYLSEDDVSLVSKAYDFSAEVHAGQLRQSGEPYLIHPLAVALLLADLRLDVDSVVTGLLHDTVEDTLATTEQIEERFGPEVAGLVDGVTKISLLETEDSETLEAENQRKVVLAAARDVRVLLVKLADRAHNLRTIKHLAPEKQQRIARETLDLYAPLAHRLGINWLKTELEDSCFRVLYAEEHRALRDRLSLNRLEREGYMSEVCNLLTKRLGDGGLEAEVGGRTKSAYSVFCKMKDQGLDYDEVHDVVAFRVVVDSRNECYEALGIMHAYWRPVPGRFRDYVALPKANMYQSLHTTVIGPYGERMEIQVRTGEMHRIAEHGIAAHWRYKSRDDQGTDEDERLEWLRQVLEWQKVDDPREFIDTIKADVTAEDVYVFTPKGDTVSLPLGATVVDFAYSIHTDIGNHCAGARVNGRLVPIKYRLEQGDSVEILTTEQLAPSRDWLKFVVSHHARERVLSVLKQEEQTRAIALGRAIVERDLKVESLDLARLHREGRMADLLKKFRKADEDELLESVGLGRVTVAQVLDHLLPDRAAKAGPRRRLRRIFGLLARQSKTGVTVRGEEGAVVRFGKCCQPLPGDSIVGFLTKGRGITVHSLDCQRLADSDSRRHVEVTWEKGARALRKVKLEVDSSDRPGLLAGMSQAITAAGVNIERAQVRSIGDNRATNVFELMLGHVDELKRVSSNLRRVPGVRDVRRIRA; translated from the coding sequence TTGAGCCTCGGCGACCTACTCAGCAAGACCCGGGAATACCTGTCCGAAGACGATGTCTCGCTGGTGTCGAAGGCCTACGACTTTTCGGCCGAGGTTCACGCGGGTCAACTTCGCCAATCGGGTGAGCCCTACCTGATCCACCCCCTGGCCGTGGCCCTGCTGCTCGCTGACCTCAGGCTCGATGTCGACTCGGTGGTCACCGGGCTGCTCCACGACACAGTGGAAGACACCCTGGCTACCACCGAGCAGATCGAGGAACGTTTCGGCCCCGAGGTCGCGGGGCTGGTCGACGGGGTGACCAAGATCAGCCTGTTGGAAACCGAAGACAGCGAGACGCTGGAGGCCGAAAACCAGCGCAAGGTTGTTTTGGCCGCGGCCCGCGACGTGCGCGTGTTGCTGGTAAAGTTGGCCGACAGGGCCCACAACCTGCGCACCATAAAACACCTGGCACCGGAAAAGCAGCAACGGATCGCCCGCGAGACGCTCGATCTCTATGCCCCACTGGCGCATCGCCTGGGCATCAACTGGCTCAAGACCGAGCTCGAAGACTCCTGTTTTCGTGTGCTTTACGCCGAAGAGCACCGCGCACTGCGTGACAGGCTTTCGCTCAACCGGCTGGAGCGGGAGGGCTACATGAGCGAAGTCTGTAATCTGCTGACCAAGCGCCTGGGTGATGGTGGCCTGGAGGCCGAGGTGGGCGGGCGCACCAAGAGCGCCTACTCAGTGTTCTGCAAGATGAAAGACCAGGGCCTCGACTACGACGAAGTGCATGACGTGGTGGCCTTTCGTGTCGTGGTGGACAGTAGAAACGAGTGTTACGAAGCGCTGGGCATCATGCACGCTTACTGGCGGCCGGTGCCCGGGCGTTTCAGGGATTACGTGGCGCTGCCCAAGGCCAACATGTACCAGTCGCTGCACACCACGGTGATCGGCCCCTACGGCGAGCGCATGGAGATACAGGTGCGCACAGGAGAAATGCACCGCATTGCCGAGCACGGCATCGCCGCGCACTGGCGCTACAAGTCGAGGGACGACCAGGGAACCGACGAAGACGAACGCCTTGAATGGCTGCGGCAGGTCCTCGAGTGGCAGAAGGTCGACGACCCCCGCGAGTTTATCGACACCATCAAAGCCGACGTCACGGCCGAGGACGTTTATGTCTTTACGCCCAAGGGCGACACGGTGTCCCTGCCGTTGGGCGCGACCGTAGTGGATTTTGCCTACAGTATTCACACTGACATCGGCAACCACTGCGCCGGCGCGCGCGTGAACGGGCGCCTGGTGCCCATCAAGTACCGCCTCGAGCAGGGCGACTCCGTCGAAATTCTCACGACCGAGCAACTCGCGCCGTCGCGGGACTGGCTCAAGTTTGTCGTCAGTCACCACGCCCGCGAACGGGTGCTGAGTGTGCTCAAGCAGGAGGAGCAAACGAGAGCGATCGCCCTGGGGCGCGCCATAGTGGAACGCGACCTCAAGGTAGAAAGCCTGGATCTCGCCCGTCTTCACCGCGAGGGACGAATGGCTGACCTGCTGAAGAAGTTCCGCAAGGCCGACGAGGACGAGCTCCTCGAATCGGTTGGTCTCGGTCGGGTCACGGTCGCCCAGGTACTCGATCACCTATTGCCTGATCGCGCTGCCAAGGCTGGGCCGCGCAGGCGTTTAAGGAGAATATTCGGATTGCTGGCCCGCCAGTCTAAAACCGGGGTCACCGTGCGCGGCGAAGAAGGCGCGGTCGTTCGCTTCGGCAAGTGCTGCCAGCCGCTGCCAGGAGATTCGATAGTCGGCTTCCTGACCAAGGGCAGGGGCATTACCGTCCACTCGCTGGACTGCCAGCGCCTGGCAGATTCGGATTCGCGCCGGCACGTGGAGGTGACCTGGGAGAAAGGCGCCCGTGCCCTGAGGAAGGTGAAGCTCGAGGTCGATTCGAGTGACAGGCCCGGTCTGCTGGCGGGAATGAGCCAGGCCATAACCGCGGCGGGGGTTAATATCGAACGAGCGCAGGTGCGCAGCATCGGAGATAATCGGGCCACCAACGTATTTGAACTGATGCTGGGGCACGTCGACGAACTCAAGCGCGTTTCGAGCAACCTACGAAGGGTTCCCGGTGTGCGTGACGTTCGTCGTATAAGAGCTTGA
- a CDS encoding reactive intermediate/imine deaminase (has endoribonuclease activity on mRNA): protein MSGERKEISVAGAPRAIGPYSQAVEVGDLLFCSGQIPLDPASGELVGGDFACQVRRALDNLGAVLAGAGMDFTNLVKVNVSLVELSRFAEFNAIYESCLGDARPARAVVGVATLPRGAAVELEAVASR from the coding sequence GTGAGTGGCGAAAGAAAAGAAATATCGGTAGCGGGGGCACCCCGGGCCATAGGCCCCTACAGCCAGGCCGTAGAAGTGGGCGACCTGTTGTTCTGCTCGGGGCAGATTCCCCTGGACCCGGCTAGCGGGGAACTGGTAGGCGGTGATTTTGCCTGCCAGGTGCGTAGGGCCCTCGACAACCTGGGCGCAGTGCTGGCCGGGGCCGGCATGGATTTTACAAACCTGGTCAAGGTCAACGTTTCGCTGGTCGAGCTCTCGCGCTTTGCAGAGTTCAACGCGATCTACGAATCCTGTCTCGGAGATGCCCGGCCGGCGCGGGCGGTCGTGGGAGTGGCGACTCTGCCGCGAGGCGCGGCCGTGGAACTGGAGGCAGTAGCTTCTCGCTGA
- the rpmB gene encoding 50S ribosomal protein L28: MARVCDICGKRRGVGNTVSHAHNKHRRTWQPNLQKVHVVESGTKKTIKACTRCIRSGKVVKAA; the protein is encoded by the coding sequence ATGGCCAGGGTTTGTGACATATGCGGAAAACGCCGAGGGGTGGGCAACACGGTTTCCCACGCCCACAACAAGCACAGGCGGACCTGGCAGCCCAACCTGCAGAAGGTTCACGTGGTTGAAAGTGGGACCAAGAAGACCATCAAGGCCTGCACTCGCTGCATACGCAGCGGAAAAGTCGTAAAAGCGGCCTGA
- a CDS encoding glucose-6-phosphate isomerase — protein MGSTTQVTLDVNGFFDHMVGEYGLSKADLDTLAPRVVEVLKTLSRDRKEGRLPFYGLPYDDQAIRGIEALAAELRSEFDTLVVLGIGGSALGTRAVLDAVAPADRAADGLDVLVLDNIDPLSLSTVLDGLKLKRTVFNVISKSGSTVETMSQFMVVRERLEQRLGKSSLSTHFVFTTDPEEGLLRRIASEQKVRSLPVPEGVGGRFSVLSAVGLLPVAAAGIDIRALCHGARTADLRASVLDVFSNPAALHAALLFLARQQHGASVHVLMPYSDRLMGLAEWYGQLWAESLGKRVDLAGREVMTGQTPVRALGATDQHSQVQLYVEGPRDKVVTFFRIEDHGCELRIPGGYEGVEELEYLSGHDLGELLNMEQRATELALCEAGRLNSSIVLAGLGPVELGELFHMFEVQTLVMGGLLGIDPLDQPGVEAGKDLTRALAGRRGSEAGAERVRQLLDRKRGEFVLA, from the coding sequence ATGGGTTCAACCACCCAGGTGACACTGGATGTCAACGGTTTCTTCGACCACATGGTCGGAGAATACGGCCTATCCAAGGCTGACCTGGACACGCTTGCGCCTCGCGTGGTGGAGGTTCTCAAGACCCTTTCCCGCGATCGCAAGGAGGGGAGGCTGCCGTTTTACGGCCTTCCCTACGACGACCAGGCGATCCGCGGCATCGAAGCCCTGGCTGCTGAACTGCGCTCGGAGTTCGATACCCTGGTGGTCCTGGGCATAGGCGGCTCAGCCCTGGGCACCCGCGCTGTGCTTGATGCGGTCGCCCCGGCCGACCGCGCTGCCGACGGCCTCGACGTGCTCGTGCTTGATAACATCGACCCGCTGTCGCTTTCCACGGTGCTCGACGGTCTGAAACTCAAGCGCACGGTGTTCAACGTCATCTCCAAGTCCGGTTCCACGGTTGAAACCATGTCTCAGTTCATGGTCGTGCGCGAGAGGCTCGAGCAGCGCCTGGGTAAATCGTCGCTGTCGACGCACTTTGTTTTTACAACCGACCCCGAAGAAGGATTGCTACGTCGAATTGCCAGCGAACAGAAGGTACGTAGCCTGCCTGTTCCCGAGGGAGTCGGCGGACGCTTTTCGGTGCTGTCAGCCGTTGGCCTCTTACCGGTGGCGGCTGCCGGCATAGACATAAGAGCGCTCTGCCACGGGGCTCGCACTGCCGACCTGCGCGCGAGTGTTCTCGACGTGTTCAGCAACCCGGCTGCCCTGCACGCGGCGCTGCTTTTTCTTGCCCGCCAACAGCATGGCGCCTCGGTGCACGTACTTATGCCTTACAGCGATCGCTTGATGGGCCTGGCCGAATGGTATGGGCAACTGTGGGCCGAAAGTCTCGGTAAGCGCGTTGATCTCGCCGGGCGCGAGGTGATGACCGGGCAGACGCCGGTGCGCGCGCTGGGGGCCACCGATCAGCATTCGCAGGTACAGCTCTACGTGGAAGGTCCCCGTGACAAGGTGGTGACTTTTTTCAGGATCGAAGATCACGGTTGCGAGTTGCGCATTCCCGGCGGCTACGAGGGTGTCGAGGAGCTGGAGTATCTTTCCGGGCACGACCTGGGCGAATTGCTCAACATGGAACAGCGGGCTACCGAACTTGCGCTGTGCGAAGCCGGCAGGCTCAACAGCAGCATCGTCCTGGCTGGGCTGGGTCCTGTTGAGCTTGGCGAACTGTTTCACATGTTCGAAGTCCAGACCCTGGTCATGGGGGGCTTGCTGGGTATCGACCCGCTGGATCAGCCCGGCGTTGAAGCGGGCAAGGACCTGACCCGCGCGCTGGCCGGTCGCCGCGGCAGCGAAGCAGGCGCGGAGCGCGTACGACAATTGCTAGATCGCAAGAGAGGCGAGTTTGTCCTCGCCTGA
- the mutL gene encoding DNA mismatch repair endonuclease MutL translates to MSSPDKGPVRGGPWAGGIALLDEGVISGIAAGEVVERPASVVKELVENALDAGATVVHVEYDDREDGQRLLVRDNGCGIEPSQVELALTRHATSKISSLLDLEKVATFGFRGEALASIAAVGRVSLTTRTAGRDSAVRVMVDGGRVSDRSEAGAGPGSSIEVRDLFWSVPARRKFLKSRDTEFQQVLDTVRRFALLSPSVGFRMLRNGADKLDCPAVNSSLERIRQVLGAQVSEKLVAVEGGWEGLGLEGFVSAAGESWGTSRHVHLFVNGRWVKDRLLFKAVTEAYRGYLLKGRFPAVVIELTVDPAAVDVNVHPAKMELRFGDPQEVHRFVVESIRVALRGADALRGVELSRGNRVERAWNVPASAPLPATVGEPPPGYVEVNEAAPAPVREIVEQVALEMPGVQQQGTLSHLEVLGQAFDGYIVCQSADTLVLVDQHAAHERLLYENLVADWKSGNIELQSLLLPATVSVGPGGVAAVTQRSSDLLAAGWEIEAFGEEEVIVRSLPALASHCDMLPLVEGLVADLVETGSTGKLDALIERVLATVACHSAVRVGTRMDLEAARALLERCSSVAFVSACPHGRPVAREIPRSRLERMFGRSATGPASGHGC, encoded by the coding sequence TTGTCCTCGCCTGACAAGGGGCCTGTTCGCGGCGGCCCGTGGGCGGGCGGCATAGCCCTGCTCGACGAGGGCGTGATCTCAGGTATCGCCGCTGGTGAAGTGGTCGAGAGGCCCGCGTCGGTCGTAAAGGAGCTGGTCGAGAACGCTCTTGACGCCGGTGCCACCGTAGTCCACGTGGAGTACGACGACCGTGAAGACGGTCAACGGTTGCTGGTGAGGGACAACGGCTGTGGCATAGAACCTTCGCAGGTTGAGTTGGCGCTTACCCGCCACGCAACGAGCAAGATAAGCTCTCTGCTGGATCTTGAAAAAGTGGCCACCTTCGGCTTCAGGGGCGAGGCCCTGGCCAGCATTGCTGCCGTCGGGCGCGTAAGCCTGACCACGCGTACGGCCGGTCGAGACAGCGCCGTAAGGGTGATGGTGGATGGTGGCCGGGTTTCCGATCGCAGCGAGGCCGGGGCGGGGCCCGGGAGTTCTATCGAGGTGCGGGATCTCTTCTGGTCGGTGCCGGCGAGAAGAAAATTTCTCAAGAGTCGTGATACCGAGTTCCAGCAGGTGCTCGACACCGTCAGGCGCTTTGCCCTGCTGTCGCCCTCGGTCGGCTTCAGGATGTTGCGCAACGGCGCCGACAAGCTCGATTGCCCGGCAGTAAATTCTTCACTCGAGCGAATCCGGCAGGTACTCGGTGCCCAGGTAAGCGAGAAACTCGTGGCTGTAGAAGGTGGCTGGGAAGGCCTGGGCCTCGAAGGTTTCGTGAGCGCGGCGGGTGAATCCTGGGGTACGTCGAGGCACGTCCATCTTTTTGTCAACGGCCGCTGGGTGAAGGACAGGTTGCTCTTCAAAGCGGTGACCGAGGCCTACCGCGGCTACCTGCTCAAGGGGCGGTTTCCGGCGGTGGTCATCGAGTTGACCGTTGACCCTGCGGCGGTGGACGTGAACGTGCACCCCGCCAAAATGGAGTTGCGCTTCGGCGACCCCCAGGAAGTGCATCGCTTCGTTGTCGAATCCATACGCGTGGCCCTCAGGGGCGCCGATGCTCTGAGGGGAGTGGAACTCTCGCGCGGCAATCGTGTAGAGAGGGCCTGGAATGTGCCGGCGAGCGCGCCTTTGCCCGCCACGGTTGGTGAACCGCCACCCGGTTACGTCGAAGTCAACGAAGCTGCGCCCGCGCCCGTGCGGGAAATTGTAGAACAGGTCGCGCTTGAGATGCCCGGCGTCCAGCAGCAGGGCACGCTTTCGCACCTCGAGGTACTGGGGCAGGCGTTTGACGGTTACATCGTTTGCCAGTCAGCCGATACGCTGGTGCTCGTAGACCAGCACGCCGCCCACGAGCGCCTGCTTTACGAAAACCTTGTCGCCGATTGGAAGTCGGGCAACATCGAACTGCAGTCGCTGCTCTTGCCCGCCACCGTGAGTGTGGGGCCCGGTGGCGTAGCCGCGGTGACCCAGCGTTCGTCGGATCTATTGGCGGCGGGTTGGGAAATAGAGGCTTTCGGCGAAGAAGAAGTGATCGTGCGGTCTTTGCCTGCGTTGGCTTCTCACTGCGACATGCTGCCCCTGGTCGAGGGGCTGGTGGCGGATCTCGTGGAAACCGGCAGCACCGGAAAGCTCGACGCGCTGATCGAACGGGTTCTGGCCACTGTTGCCTGTCACTCGGCGGTGCGCGTCGGCACGCGCATGGACCTCGAGGCTGCGCGGGCCCTGCTCGAGCGCTGCTCGTCGGTGGCGTTTGTTTCGGCCTGTCCGCACGGCCGACCGGTTGCCCGCGAGATTCCGCGCTCGCGATTGGAGCGGATGTTTGGCCGTAGCGCTACGGGGCCGGCCAGCGGCCATGGCTGCTGA